The genomic segment TTGTGAGTTACTGACTGCTGGACTTCCCGCCTCGCCGAGGACGATTCGATGCCCAACCCGCCCACTGACAAAACAATCCTGATTATCGATGACGATCGCGAGATCGCGTCGATGCTGCACGGTGTCCTGACTGGGAACGGTTACAAGGTCTATCTGGCCCCCAACGGCATCGAAGGCAAGGGCCAGATCGAGAACTTGAAGCCGGATCTCGTCATCACCGACATGATGATGCCCCGGATGGGCGGGTTTCCCGTATTGGAGTTCCTGAAAACATTGGAAGCTCCTCCTGCGGTGATCATGATCACTGCCAACGAAGGCGGTCGACATAAGGCTTATGCCGAGATGCTAGGCGTCGCTGACTACCTGCGGAAGCCATTCCCGATGGAAGTGCTGCTCGAGTCTGTCCGCCGGATTTTCGCGGCGAAGCAGGAAGACGCCGACAAAGACAAGCCCGCCCCGATCAAGCGAGCCGCACGCAAGAAGGCGGCGAAGCCGGAGCTGGATGGCGAAGAAGAGTGAACTTGATCGAGTCACGTGCGGAATGGTCCGCACGGGTTCGGACAGCGATGCCGACGTCGCGTTCAGGTCTCTGCGGACAATGATGCTTACTGGTAGCCCAGATTTCGCTCGATATCCTGGGCTTCCTTCGACATCAGCATCTTCTTCAGCGGGTCGCGTTCATCTTCCAGTTTCCGATTTCCGCGACCAATCTTTCCGACCTGTGCCCATTTGTCTTCTTCCTCTTCCGGTTCAAATCCGTCTTGCTTGGAGAAATAGGGGATCCCATTCCTGATTCCCACAGAGGCGCACCCGGGCAGGCAGCAGCCAAGCAGGGCGATGGAGCAGAATAGGGCACGGTAAGGGCGCAGCATGACAGGGCTCCACGATCGAGCGGAGTAATTTTGCAGAGTATTTTTTGGGTGTTGGGAGAGAAGCGGCGGAGCTTATCTCAGAATCGCCCGAATCTGTCGAGGTGAGTTCCCCATGCCCGCTTTCGCACAACCGCTTGATCTGCTGGCAATTGCTCCACATCCCGATGACGCTGAAATCAGCGTCGGTGGAACATTACTGACGTGTCATCGCCAGGGCCTTCGTGTGGGGGTGCTCGATCTGACCAACGGTGAACCGACGCCACACGGTTCGCCCGAAATTCGCGCCACAGAAACCGCGGCCGCCACGAAGATCCTGCAATTGGATTGGCGTCAGAATCTGGGGCTGCCCAATCGGACGCTGGAACACACGCTCGAAGCGCGTCGCAAGCTGGCGACCGTCTTTCGCCAGACACGCCCGCGGATCATCCTGGCTCCGTATTGGGAAGACAGCCATCCTGACCATGTCGCGGCAACCAGTTTGATCGAGGCGGCGCGATTCTGGTCCAAGCTGACAAGGACGGATATGGACGGTGAACCGTTTCACCCGCCGCGAATCTTCTACTACTTCAGCATCCATCTGCGGATTCATCCTCAGCCGTCATTCGTCTTCGACATCAGCGACGCAATCGACGAGAAGATGGCGTCGGTCCATTGTTATGCCAGCCAATTTCTGACCGGCCGAGTCCAGGAATTTCCGACGGCCTTGGACGACATTCGCGACCGGGCCCGATATTGGGGCTGGTCCATCAACAGCAAGTACGGCGAGCCGTTTGCTAGCCGCGAATCGGTACGAATGAGCTCGTTCGCCTCGACTTTTGACTTCACGCCCCGCTAGCCGCGGGTCTGGTTTGTCGGCAATTCAAACAGGATTGCTGGAAGCTGTCCCAGGGGGGCAGCCGTCGCTTAATCAGTCTCCTACTGATCAGGCTCTTGATTGGTGCTTGTCAGACGCTCGTCAAAGAAGCGATCCAGTCCTTCGATCATTAGCGAGGTATCCTGGCCGCCGTACACGTCATTGTGATCGGTGTTGGGAAGTGTCAGCATTTTTTTTGTGACTCCACTGTTCGACATTGGGGGAGCCGCGGCGAACAGGCGTTGTCCGTTGACGAAGGGGACAATGGAATCGCGTGATCCATGGATCGACAGGACGGGGCAGGTCACCTGCGTGATTCGCGTCGCCGACGGAAAACGATCGATCAGTAGCCACGACACGGGTAGATAGGGGAAATGAAACTGAGCGGCGGCCACCAGGGAATCGAATGTTGACTGGACGATCAGGCCTGCCGGGATCATTCCGCCCTGACAAAGTTCGCTGGCCAAGCGCGTTGCGACACCTCCTCCGAGCGATTCGCCGTAGATCACAATTCTGCCGGGAGACACGCCGAGTTTCTCTGTCAGATGGT from the Schlesneria paludicola DSM 18645 genome contains:
- a CDS encoding response regulator transcription factor, with translation MPNPPTDKTILIIDDDREIASMLHGVLTGNGYKVYLAPNGIEGKGQIENLKPDLVITDMMMPRMGGFPVLEFLKTLEAPPAVIMITANEGGRHKAYAEMLGVADYLRKPFPMEVLLESVRRIFAAKQEDADKDKPAPIKRAARKKAAKPELDGEEE
- the bshB1 gene encoding bacillithiol biosynthesis deacetylase BshB1, which produces MPAFAQPLDLLAIAPHPDDAEISVGGTLLTCHRQGLRVGVLDLTNGEPTPHGSPEIRATETAAATKILQLDWRQNLGLPNRTLEHTLEARRKLATVFRQTRPRIILAPYWEDSHPDHVAATSLIEAARFWSKLTRTDMDGEPFHPPRIFYYFSIHLRIHPQPSFVFDISDAIDEKMASVHCYASQFLTGRVQEFPTALDDIRDRARYWGWSINSKYGEPFASRESVRMSSFASTFDFTPR